From a region of the Dictyostelium discoideum AX4 chromosome 2 chromosome, whole genome shotgun sequence genome:
- a CDS encoding oxalate/formate antiporter gives MNEIDENHTSENNKNKKINPIIKIIVNHYKNNPQKKTEQQIENEKYLLGKRVKFNRWILFPIAILSQFTVGSLYAWSIYNKPVDGAIFGDENKGMAPYTFYVAFFFFGSACSILGPVLDRIGPMKSMYIGSTLFVAGHFLTALGIYTKVIWLVYIGYGAFGGSGMGICYIGPVSTLQKWFPDHRGLAAGLAVCGFGAGSIAFGSIPIKIIARVGLALNFVVLGSLFFGILFSISFIFRTPPPNFQVNGKDSDQNRLKENSDEESNINEGTESPTSSIDKNNINNKVCKNDEISSSSVSQSTTDDKLPEKHQQQNEIGSSSENVIIKTKKEPKFSDYLLSDAITSSEYTIIYLMFFCNVIFGVVAIGRLSDMCQNMFGKSKVVGSMVVSVNGAFNLFGRLMFGFVSDKFGRKKCYIAMLTIQCFSVGFLIKAMKDLNYEAFIGLIWISTLCYGGSFGVIPAFLNDMFGSKNVGATHGLILSAWALAGVGGGIAFSFIYNDLINNHGYGHHSAYPYLVNYYWIVGFICVGWVLVWFIRTTVPEVFLPPIKGQILRIRIFNRYLRISKSKGFELLTNQQFKQEWDNYLNS, from the coding sequence atgaatgaaattgatgaaaacCACACttctgaaaataataaaaataaaaaaatcaatccaataataaaaattattgttaatcattataaaaacaatccacaaaaaaaaacagaacaacaaattgaaaatgaaaaatatttattaggAAAAAGagttaaatttaatagatGGATTTTATTTCCAATTGCAATTTTATCACAATTTACTGTAGGTTCATTATATGCATGGagtatttataataaaccaGTGGATGGAGCAATTTttggtgatgaaaataaaggaATGGCACCCTACACATTTTATGTTgcattctttttctttggtAGTGCTTGTTCAATATTGGGTCCGGTTTTGGATAGAATTGGTCCTATGAAATCAATGTATATTGGTTCTACATTATTCGTTGCTGGTCATTTTTTAACTGCTCTTGGAATTTACACAAAAGTAATTTGGCTAGTTTATATTGGTTATGGGGCATTTGGTGGTTCGGGTATGGGTATTTGTTACATTGGTCCTGTTTCAACATTACAAAAATGGTTTCCGGATCATAGAGGTTTAGCAGCGGGTTTGGCTGTATGTGGATTTGGTGCTGGCTCAATTGCTTTTGGTTCAataccaataaaaataattgcaAGGGTTGGTCTTGCATTAAATTTCGTAGTGTTGGGGTCATTATTTTTCggtatattattttcaatttcatttatttttagaacaccaccaccaaatttTCAAGTTAATGGTAAAGATTCTGATCAAAATAGATTAAAAGAAAACTCAGATGAAGAATCTAATATTAATGAAGGAACTGAATCACCGACATCATCaatagataaaaataatattaataataaagtttgtAAGAATGATGAaatatcttcatcatcagtaTCACAATCAACCACTGATGATAAATTACCAGaaaaacatcaacaacaaaatgaaattggaTCATCATCTgaaaatgttattattaaaactaaaaaagaaCCTAAATTTTcagattatttattatctgATGCAATTACATCATCAGAGtatacaattatttatttaatgtttttcTGTAATGTCATATTTGGAGTGGTTGCAATTGGAAGATTAAGTGATATGTGCCAAAACATGTTTGGTAAAAGTAAAGTTGTTGGTTCTATGGTGGTATCAGTTAATGGTGCATTCAATTTATTCGGTAGATTAATGTTTGGTTTTGTTAGTGATAAATTTGGTAGAAAGAAATGTTATATAGCAATGCTTACCATTCAATGTTTTTCAGTTGGTTTCTTAATAAAAGCAATGAAAGATTTAAACTATGAAGCTTTCATAGGACTAATTTGGATTTCCACACTTTGTTATGGTGGCTCATTCGGTGTAATACCAGCATTTTTAAATGACATGTTTGGTTCTAAAAATGTTGGAGCCACTCatggtttaattttatcgGCATGGGCATTAgctggtgttggtggtggtattgcTTTCTCATTTATctataatgatttaattaataatcatgGCTATGGTCATCATTCAGCTTATCCTTATTTggttaattattattggatAGTTGGTTTCATTTGTGTGGGTTGGGTTTTAGTTTGGTTCATAAGAACAACTGTACCTGAAGTTTTCTTACCACCCATTAAAGGTCAAATCTTAAGAATTAGGATATTTAATCGTTACTTAAGGATTAGTAAATCAAAAggttttgaattattaacaaaTCAACAATTTAAACAAGAATGggataattatttaaactcttaa